The Terriglobia bacterium genome has a window encoding:
- a CDS encoding helix-turn-helix transcriptional regulator, with protein sequence MELLKLQEAAQLLSVSYPTLKQWIYRHKLKSVRTPGGHHRIPRTEIDRITGSRPSSKSGGRRPTGLNAISGRNKLLGTVTDVVFDGLLAQVTINVGGQQITSIITRNACRDLGLKKGVRAIALIKATEVMVIRA encoded by the coding sequence ATGGAGCTACTTAAACTTCAAGAGGCGGCCCAGCTCTTGAGCGTCAGCTATCCCACCCTGAAGCAATGGATTTATCGACACAAGCTCAAGTCCGTCCGGACGCCCGGCGGTCATCACCGTATTCCCCGGACCGAGATCGACCGGATCACGGGGAGCCGGCCGAGCTCGAAATCCGGGGGTCGCCGGCCGACGGGATTAAACGCCATCAGCGGGCGCAATAAGCTCCTGGGAACGGTCACCGACGTGGTGTTCGACGGACTGCTCGCGCAGGTCACCATCAACGTGGGGGGACAGCAAATCACCTCCATCATTACTCGAAATGCCTGTAGAGATCTGGGGCTGAAAAAGGGCGTCCGCGCGATTGCACTCATCAAAGCCACCGAAGTCATGGTAATCCGGGCTTGA
- the modA gene encoding molybdate ABC transporter substrate-binding protein, giving the protein MKSTGIKRAASLSLLVILIVAFFWVRATRQFKPGHQRNASSLSVFAAASLNEAFTQLAEVFEGQNPGLRVELNFAGSQQLALQIEQGARGDVFASADERWMETIRRQGLLASSPQVFAHNTLIVIIPRSNPARIVNLQDLARPGVKLVLAAESVPAGRYSREVLNRLSSPTGFGPGYAPSVLKNLVSSEENVKEVLGKIQLGEADAGMVYSSDVTPVNAEWVRTLEIPKGANVQASYPIAPLKSASNPRAAGKFMELVFSPLGQSILREHHLMPTSEPLRRTP; this is encoded by the coding sequence ATGAAAAGTACCGGCATCAAGCGGGCGGCTTCGCTCAGTCTACTGGTGATCTTGATCGTCGCGTTTTTCTGGGTGCGGGCCACACGTCAATTCAAGCCGGGTCATCAACGAAACGCCTCCTCCCTCAGCGTCTTTGCGGCGGCGTCGCTCAATGAAGCCTTCACCCAGCTCGCTGAAGTGTTCGAGGGTCAGAATCCCGGCCTGCGTGTTGAATTGAATTTTGCAGGATCGCAGCAACTCGCCTTGCAGATCGAGCAGGGCGCCCGGGGCGATGTTTTCGCGTCCGCAGACGAACGGTGGATGGAAACCATTCGCCGCCAGGGCTTGCTGGCATCGAGCCCGCAGGTTTTTGCGCACAACACGCTCATTGTAATCATCCCCCGGTCAAATCCGGCCCGCATCGTAAATCTTCAGGACCTGGCCCGGCCCGGTGTCAAGCTGGTCCTCGCCGCTGAATCCGTTCCGGCAGGACGTTACAGCCGGGAAGTCTTGAACAGGCTTTCTTCCCCGACCGGGTTCGGCCCTGGATATGCGCCGTCCGTGTTGAAGAACCTGGTCTCGAGTGAGGAGAATGTGAAAGAGGTTCTTGGCAAGATCCAACTGGGCGAAGCCGATGCCGGGATGGTGTACTCCTCTGACGTCACTCCCGTCAATGCTGAATGGGTCCGCACGCTGGAGATTCCCAAGGGCGCCAACGTCCAGGCCAGCTACCCGATCGCCCCTCTCAAATCCGCTTCAAACCCGCGGGCGGCCGGGAAGTTTATGGAACTGGTTTTCTCTCCGCTGGGACAGTCCATACTGCGCGAGCATCACTTGATGCCGACTAGCGAACCATTGAGGAGGACCCCATGA
- a CDS encoding ABC transporter permease codes for MSHTSDAFALFRPGRKGMGIWRVAAVLALVLLLVLLGLPLLSLLLQVPPGELLARMGAPVVMTALRLSLITSVISAFAVVALGLPVALLLAARKFPGKRVLEVVINLPMVLPPTVAGLGLLLAFGRSGLVGRVLAFAGISIPFTTVAVVLAQTFVAAPFFINTARAGFESIEPRYLQAAATLRASPVYAFFHVVLPLSFHSLVAGAAMSWARALGEFGATITFAGNMPGRTQTMPLAVYIALQTDVQSAVALSVILLAVSFGLLFVLRTMVVNPGK; via the coding sequence ATGAGTCATACGTCCGATGCTTTCGCTCTTTTCCGGCCCGGGCGCAAGGGGATGGGGATTTGGAGAGTTGCGGCAGTGCTTGCCTTGGTCCTCCTCCTCGTCCTGCTCGGACTTCCTCTCCTAAGTCTTCTCTTGCAGGTGCCTCCAGGCGAACTCTTGGCTCGCATGGGCGCGCCGGTTGTGATGACGGCATTGCGGCTCAGCCTGATTACCTCGGTCATCTCGGCGTTTGCCGTCGTTGCGCTGGGGCTTCCTGTGGCCCTATTGCTCGCCGCGAGAAAATTTCCCGGCAAACGCGTTCTGGAGGTAGTCATCAACCTGCCCATGGTTTTGCCGCCGACCGTCGCCGGATTAGGGCTCTTGCTCGCCTTCGGCCGCTCCGGTCTCGTTGGGCGGGTGCTGGCCTTCGCAGGGATAAGTATTCCATTCACTACGGTGGCGGTGGTTCTAGCTCAGACCTTTGTTGCGGCGCCGTTCTTCATAAACACAGCCCGCGCGGGATTTGAGTCCATCGAACCCAGATATCTGCAGGCCGCGGCGACCTTACGGGCGTCGCCGGTGTACGCATTCTTTCACGTGGTCCTCCCCTTAAGTTTTCATTCGCTGGTGGCTGGGGCAGCCATGAGCTGGGCGCGGGCCCTGGGGGAATTCGGGGCGACCATCACTTTTGCGGGCAACATGCCGGGACGGACGCAGACCATGCCGCTCGCGGTCTATATCGCCCTTCAAACCGATGTGCAATCCGCCGTGGCGCTTTCTGTTATCCTACTGGCCGTTTCATTTGGACTCCTCTTCGTCCTCCGGACCATGGTTGTCAATCCGGGCAAGTGA